One window of the Mixophyes fleayi isolate aMixFle1 chromosome 6, aMixFle1.hap1, whole genome shotgun sequence genome contains the following:
- the FAM110A gene encoding protein FAM110A has translation MSVGTLQSAGMGAPLTSVMPFRILNKGPEYFRRQVESGARKPSAVERLEADKAKYVKSKQVATTKQEPIRPILSRQPLFSPGVRRVLLTPNRKGSPTAHRGENRGPKSSLNLEILNNLINICDSPLTSPRADIVPWQEPDKSQTSSTPSTPNNHRTPSTTAIRRVDVRPGDALHPLQGPDIIVTPVVESPAKSCFSTDSLLCSPLGTPSDTGKRQTLLHRSKSDLSDRYSRASADLERFFNYCGLDPGEVSNIGAEHFVRASSDIVSIKFHSVSAESSEYAQSQVSAATPEETAAATRIPYGISIIERNARIIKWLYGQRQAREAQKMSM, from the coding sequence ATGTCTGTCGGCACGTTACAGTCTGCTGGGATGGGGGCCCCTCTCACTTCGGTGATGCCCTTCCGCATCCTGAACAAAGGCCCTGAATACTTTCGGCGTCAGGTTGAGAGTGGAGCTCGGAAGCCCAGTGCAGTGGAGAGATTGGAGGCTGATAAAGCCAAGTACGTCAAAAGCAAGCAAGTAGCCACCACAAAGCAAGAGCCGATCAGGCCAATATTGTCCAGGCAGCCGCTCTTCTCGCCAGGTGTTCGGAGAGTCCTGCTTACACCTAACCGCAAGGGCTCCCCCACTGCTCATAGGGGAGAAAATCGAGGTCCCAAAAGCTCTCTGAATCTAGAAATACTTAACAACTTGATCAATATTTGTGATAGTCCTCTGACGTCCCCACGGGCAGATATTGTTCCCTGGCAGGAACCGGATAAATCGCAGACTTCATCCACCCCAAGCACTCCTAACAATCACCGGACTCCCAGCACAACAGCTATACGCAGAGTGGATGTTCGACCTGGTGATGCACTGCACCCTCTCCAGGGTCCAGATATTATTGTCACCCCAGTGGTTGAGTCTCCTgcaaaatcttgtttttcaaCTGACAGTTTACTCTGCTCACCTCTGGGTACCCCAAGTGACACAGGTAAAAGACAGACCCTTCTGCATCGCTCCAAGTCTGACCTGAGTGATCGTTACTCTCGTGCCAGTGCTGACCTTGAACGTTTCTTCAACTACTGTGGGCTGGACCCTGGAGAGGTTTCGAACAttggagcagagcattttgtcCGTGCAAGCTCTGACATAGTGTCCATCAAGTTTCACAGTGTTAGTGCAGAAAGCTCAGAGTACGCCCAATCACAGGTCAGTGCGGCCACCCCTGAAGAGACAGCAGCTGCCACGCGCATTCCCTATGGGATTTCAATCATTGAGCGAAATGCCAGAATAATAAAATGGCTGTATGGACAACGGCAAGCCAGAGAAGCCCAAAAGATGTCAATGTAG